The following proteins are co-located in the Fimbriiglobus ruber genome:
- a CDS encoding DUF1963 domain-containing protein has protein sequence MIHERLDIDRWVKVFPLKEMNPEADGANCATGPIPVAYAEQIRSEIRDAGDQLGKPVPVDLCVWNSGDSKLREVTKIGGIPYWPRHEPWPIRGKIPFTFIAQFCFADSKDILPALPGDILSILMGGKGHFGDIQLRWFKLDDREQWPAKQLPPPQFKIHSCHASLHRTAEYPEVEYQLLEKYRYRVGWTIFREDSKIGGFWELRGELPDPDGYQDETIRKEILKAQEHYKRRANAFVCQLGSTQVSSRQPFINVEKSTKLTKNQLKDLLAIADLGGYDLFYDGQTTDFDCWSG, from the coding sequence ATGATCCACGAAAGGCTCGACATCGATCGGTGGGTGAAAGTATTTCCGTTGAAAGAAATGAACCCAGAAGCGGACGGGGCGAATTGCGCAACCGGACCGATACCGGTCGCCTACGCGGAGCAGATTCGGTCTGAAATACGAGACGCTGGCGACCAACTCGGCAAGCCGGTCCCCGTGGATTTATGTGTCTGGAATTCGGGTGATTCCAAGCTAAGGGAAGTCACCAAGATCGGCGGTATCCCTTATTGGCCCCGACACGAGCCGTGGCCGATCCGCGGCAAGATCCCTTTTACTTTCATAGCCCAATTCTGTTTTGCTGACTCTAAAGATATTCTGCCGGCCCTGCCGGGTGACATCCTTTCAATTCTGATGGGTGGGAAAGGGCATTTTGGAGACATTCAGCTACGCTGGTTCAAGTTAGACGATCGGGAGCAATGGCCGGCGAAGCAACTTCCACCCCCACAATTTAAGATCCATTCCTGTCATGCTTCTTTGCATCGGACGGCAGAGTACCCGGAAGTTGAGTATCAATTGCTTGAAAAATATCGGTATCGAGTAGGTTGGACGATATTCCGAGAGGACTCCAAGATCGGTGGTTTTTGGGAGTTGCGGGGTGAACTCCCCGATCCAGATGGTTATCAAGACGAGACAATCCGAAAGGAAATCCTGAAAGCCCAAGAACATTACAAGCGACGTGCCAATGCTTTCGTTTGCCAGCTCGGTTCGACCCAAGTCTCATCACGTCAGCCATTCATCAACGTGGAAAAAAGCACAAAACTCACGAAAAATCAGTTAAAGGATTTACTCGCGATCGCGGACCTTGGGGGATATGATTTATTTTATGATGGTCAGACGACAGATTTCGACTGTTGGAGCGGTTGA
- a CDS encoding RNA recognition motif domain-containing protein produces MSKNIYVGNLAFATATADLEQLFAQYGQVTKAQVVTDRETGRSRGFGFVEMSSGAEQAIQALNGAEFQGRTLTVNEAQPRESRPRTGGGGGGGYGGGGGGGGGYGGGGGGGRGGYGGGGGGSGGGRRDRY; encoded by the coding sequence GTGAGTAAGAACATTTATGTCGGGAACTTGGCGTTCGCGACCGCGACCGCGGACCTGGAGCAACTGTTTGCCCAGTACGGCCAGGTCACCAAGGCCCAAGTCGTGACCGACCGGGAAACCGGCCGGTCCCGCGGCTTCGGCTTTGTCGAAATGTCGTCCGGCGCCGAACAAGCGATTCAAGCGCTCAATGGCGCGGAATTTCAGGGCCGCACCCTGACCGTGAACGAAGCCCAACCTCGCGAATCTCGTCCCCGCACCGGCGGTGGTGGCGGCGGCGGTTATGGTGGTGGTGGCGGCGGCGGTGGTGGCTACGGCGGCGGTGGTGGCGGCGGCCGGGGTGGCTACGGCGGTGGTGGCGGCGGTAGCGGTGGTGGCCGTCGCGACCGGTACTAA